In Leptolyngbya iicbica LK, one DNA window encodes the following:
- a CDS encoding response regulator encodes MTAAATNKPIALAVDDSLIIQQMVQRALDSDFKVLVADNAVEALSVIYHQPISALLLDITMPGIDGFELCRTVRSVPRFQKLPIMMLTSHRSAADRAEAKSAGASGYMTKPFDAQELRQALTRLLARAA; translated from the coding sequence ATGACAGCTGCAGCTACGAATAAACCCATTGCGCTCGCGGTGGATGATAGCCTGATTATTCAGCAAATGGTGCAGCGGGCGCTAGATAGCGATTTCAAAGTTTTGGTGGCTGATAATGCGGTTGAGGCGCTGTCAGTGATTTATCATCAGCCGATCTCGGCTCTGTTGCTCGATATCACCATGCCCGGCATTGATGGGTTTGAACTGTGTCGCACGGTGCGGAGCGTTCCCCGGTTCCAAAAGCTGCCGATTATGATGCTGACCTCGCATCGCTCCGCTGCCGATCGCGCGGAAGCAAAATCAGCGGGGGCTTCGGGCTACATGACTAAGCCGTTTGATGCACAAGAACTGCGACAAGCCTTGACCCGTTTGCTGGCTCGTGCTGCTTGA